Proteins from a genomic interval of Equus quagga isolate Etosha38 chromosome 13, UCLA_HA_Equagga_1.0, whole genome shotgun sequence:
- the LOC124250372 gene encoding LOW QUALITY PROTEIN: carcinoembryonic antigen-related cell adhesion molecule 6-like (The sequence of the model RefSeq protein was modified relative to this genomic sequence to represent the inferred CDS: inserted 1 base in 1 codon; substituted 1 base at 1 genomic stop codon) — protein MEHPSSPAHRGHFPWQGLLLAVSLLTFWNPPTTAQLTIESVPTDALEGTDVLLLVHNLPENLLGYVWLKGEGIDPDQQIVIYVIETQENTPWLLYSGRETTYHNGSLLFQNVTRNDTGYYTLQAIDQDFNNAVGTVQLRVYPELTKPNITSNNSNPVEHKDPVVLTCEPETQNTTYLWSINNQSLLDSTWLKLSPDNRTLTLLHVTINDTGPYECETWNPVSACRSDPFYLNVLYGPDAQIILPSDSYYHPGVNLSLSCHXTSNLPTQYSXLISERLQQSTQELFIPNITANDSGSYTCLAHNSVTSLNKTTVKTITVSVKEEGQPSPIGREDARDYQCEVSNLISSRKRNILRQYDQTSAGLSAGAVGGIVVGVLAGVALIAALVYSRCSRKAEEASDQHNLTEHKPSASNLSQGHSDNSPNKMDVVAYSSLKFNSQESKKQTSASPSPLAIETVYSEVKQKYCNLPCSLHC, from the exons ATGGAGCACCCGTCATCCCCTGCCCACAGAGGGCACTTTCCCTGGCAGGGGCTTCTGCTGGCGG tcTCACTATTAACCTTCTGGAACCCACCCACCACTGCCCAACTCACTATTGAATCGGTGCCGACAGATGCTCTTGAAGGAACGGATGTTCTTCTACTTGTCCACAATCTGCCTGAGAATCTTTTAGGCTATGTCTGGCTGAAAGGGGAAGGAATAGATCCCGATCAACAAATTGTAATATATGTGatagaaacacaagaaaataccCCATGGCTTCTATATAGTGGTCGAGAGACAACATACCACAATGGATCTCTGCTGTTCCAGAACGTCACCCGGAATGACACAGGATACTACACCCTACAAGCCATAGACCAAGATTTTAACAATGCAGTGGGAACTGTACAGCTCCGCGTATACC CGGAGTTAACCAAACCCAACATCACAAGCAACAACTCCAACCCCGTGGAGCACAAGGACCCTGTAGTGTTAACATGTGAACCTGAGACTCAGAACACCACTTACCTGTGGTCTATCAACAATCAGAGCCTCCTGGATAGCACCTGGCTGAAGCTGTCTCCAGACAACAGGACTCTCACTTTACTCCATGTCACAATAAATGACACAGGACCCTATGAGTGTGAAACCTGGAACCCAGTGAGTGCCTGTCGCAGTGACCCATTCTACCTCAATGTTCTCT ATGGTCCAGATGCCCAGATCATTTTGCCCTCAGACTCTTATTACCATCCAGGGGTAAACCTCAGCCTCTCTTGCC ACACCTCTAACCTGCCCACACAGTATTCTTAGCTTATCAGTGAGAGGCTCCAGCAATCCACACAGGAGCTCTTTATCCCCAACATCACTGCGAATGACAGTGGATCCTATACCTGCCTTGCCCATAACTCTGTCACTAGTCTCAATAAGACCACAGTCAAGACTATTACAGTCTCTGTTAA AGAGGAGGGGCAGCCCTCTCCCATTGGGAGGGAGGATGCAAGGGATTACCAGTGTGAGGTGTCCAACTTGATCAGTTCCAGAAAAAGGAACATCCTCAGACAAT ATGACCAAACATCTGCTGGCCTCTCAGCTGGGGCTGTTGGCGGCATCGTGGTTGGAGTCTTGGCTGGGGTAGCTCTGATAGCAGCACTGGTGTACAGTCGGTGTAGCAGAAAGGCTGAAGA GGCAAGTGACCAGCACAATCTCACAGAGCACAAGCCCTCAGCCTCCAACCTCA GTCAGGGCCACTCTGACAATTCTCCTAACAAG ATGGatgtagttgcatattcttcCCTGAAATTCAACTCCCAGGAATCAAAGAAACAAACTTCAGCCTCCCCATCCCCATTAGCCATAGAAACAGTTTATTCAGAAGTTAAACAGAAGTACTGCAACCTGCCCTGTTCGCTGCACTGCTGA